The Sorangiineae bacterium MSr11367 genome window below encodes:
- a CDS encoding ATP-binding cassette domain-containing protein gives MILLENLTKRFGPKILFENVSMQFDPGKRYGLVGANGAGKSTLLKMLAGDEESDMGSISIPSSLRLGVLKQNHFAYDKERILDAVLMGNKALWDAMAEKETLLAGEVTDEIGIRLGELEGVIAEENGYVAESEAAELLVGLGIPTHKHSDPMSTLAAGYKLRVLLAQVLFLHPDVLLLDEPTNHLDLDSIRWLEQFLVDYKGTLVIVSHDRHFLNAVATHMADVDYQTITVYTGNYTDFVEEKYETRQRAQAQNAAAKKKIAELQQFVDRFGSHASKSKQAQSRVKQIEKLEVKELKRSSLVRPFVRFELDKPSGRDVLRVDGVDKAFGPEKKIFKGLSLNLNRGDKMAVIGPNGIGKSTLLKLIVGSSANLDADTKKETLKPDTGEIRWGHETSVGYFAQDHHEALGETAKGLTAYEWLYSFDKTATQESIRAILGRLLFSGEAALKKIEALSGGESARLLLAKLLLQKHNVLVLDEPTNHLDIESIEGLLDGLKPFPGTVVVVSHDRHFVAELTNRVLELQPGEGGTGEKREAATVVEFGGTYDEYLEREGRDYLRK, from the coding sequence GTGATTCTTCTCGAGAACCTCACCAAACGATTCGGACCCAAGATTCTCTTCGAGAACGTGTCGATGCAGTTCGACCCCGGCAAGCGTTATGGCTTGGTCGGAGCCAACGGCGCCGGCAAGTCGACCCTGCTGAAAATGCTCGCGGGGGATGAAGAATCCGACATGGGATCCATCAGTATTCCATCGTCGTTGCGGCTCGGCGTCCTCAAGCAAAACCACTTTGCGTACGACAAAGAGCGCATTTTGGACGCCGTTCTGATGGGCAACAAGGCCCTCTGGGACGCCATGGCCGAGAAGGAAACCCTTCTTGCCGGTGAGGTCACGGACGAGATCGGCATCCGCCTGGGCGAGCTGGAAGGCGTCATTGCCGAGGAGAACGGCTACGTCGCGGAAAGCGAAGCCGCGGAGCTCCTCGTCGGCCTCGGCATTCCGACGCACAAGCACAGTGATCCGATGAGCACCCTCGCCGCCGGCTACAAGCTGCGGGTGCTTCTGGCGCAGGTGCTCTTCCTGCACCCGGACGTGCTCCTGCTCGACGAGCCGACGAACCACCTCGACCTCGACTCGATCCGATGGCTCGAGCAGTTCCTCGTCGACTACAAGGGCACACTGGTCATCGTCTCGCACGACCGGCACTTCCTCAACGCGGTCGCCACGCACATGGCGGACGTCGACTACCAGACCATCACGGTCTACACCGGCAACTACACGGACTTCGTCGAGGAGAAGTACGAGACCCGCCAGCGCGCGCAGGCGCAAAACGCCGCGGCGAAGAAGAAAATTGCGGAGCTGCAACAGTTCGTCGACCGCTTCGGGTCGCACGCTTCGAAGAGCAAGCAGGCGCAGTCGCGTGTGAAGCAGATCGAGAAGCTCGAGGTGAAGGAGCTGAAACGATCGAGCCTCGTGCGTCCCTTCGTGCGCTTCGAGCTGGACAAGCCCAGCGGCCGCGATGTCCTCCGCGTGGACGGTGTCGACAAGGCCTTCGGCCCCGAGAAGAAGATCTTCAAGGGCCTGAGCCTCAACTTGAACCGCGGCGACAAGATGGCCGTCATCGGCCCGAACGGCATCGGCAAATCCACGTTGCTGAAGTTGATCGTCGGCTCCTCCGCCAACTTGGACGCGGACACCAAGAAGGAAACGCTCAAGCCCGACACCGGCGAGATCCGCTGGGGCCACGAGACCAGCGTGGGCTACTTCGCGCAGGATCACCACGAGGCGCTCGGCGAGACGGCCAAGGGCCTGACGGCGTACGAGTGGCTGTACTCCTTCGACAAGACGGCGACCCAAGAGTCGATTCGCGCGATCCTCGGGCGTCTCCTCTTCTCGGGCGAGGCCGCGCTGAAGAAGATCGAGGCGCTCTCCGGTGGCGAGTCGGCGCGCCTTCTCTTGGCGAAGTTGCTGCTGCAAAAGCACAATGTTCTGGTGCTCGACGAGCCGACCAACCACCTGGACATCGAGTCCATCGAGGGTCTGCTCGATGGGTTGAAGCCGTTCCCCGGAACGGTGGTCGTGGTCAGCCACGACCGGCACTTCGTTGCCGAGCTCACCAACCGCGTCCTCGAGCTACAGCCCGGCGAAGGTGGGACGGGTGAGAAACGTGAAGCCGCCACGGTGGTCGAGTTCGGTGGCACGTACGACGAGTACCTGGAGCGCGAAGGCCGCGATTATTTGCGGAAATAG